Proteins from a genomic interval of Quercus robur chromosome 9, dhQueRobu3.1, whole genome shotgun sequence:
- the LOC126698188 gene encoding caffeic acid 3-O-methyltransferase-like — MSSSEQTLPNPITHQEEDEEEVGKLAVRLANAVILPMVLKSALELNIIEIISDAGAGAFLSPSEVAAKLPTKNQEAPVLLDRMLRLLASYSILKCTLRTRGTDGETERLYGVGPICKFLLKNTDEGSVAPLFLLHHDKVFMESWYHLNDAILEGGIPFNRAYGMTAFEYPGTDQRFNRVFNQAMSNHTTMMMKKILDVYKGFEGLKVLVDVGGGIGVTLNIITSKYPQIKGINFDLPHVVSDAPSYPGVEHVGGDMFESIPKGDAIFMKWILHDWSDEHCLKLLKNCWKALPNSGKVILVEYILPVVPENNVSSNIVFEIDLFMLAQNPGGKERSQKDFEELAVKSGFSGCEVICCAYNGWVMEFHKTADL; from the exons ATGAGTAGCTCCGAACAAACTCTCCCGAATCCGATAACCCatcaagaagaagatgaagaagaagtgGGAAAATTGGCGGTCCGGTTAGCAAACGCGGTGATTCTTCCGATGGTTCTGAAGTCAGCCTTGGAGCTCAACATCATTGAAATAATCTCAGACGCGGGCGCCGGCGCGTTCCTCTCACCTTCGGAGGTTGCGGCTAAGCTGCCCACCAAGAACCAGGAAGCGCCGGTTCTGCTGGACCGGATGCTTCGGCTCTTGGCTAGCTATTCCATCCTCAAGTGCACGCTCCGAACCAGAGGAACAGACGGAGAGACTGAAAGATTGTATGGTGTGGGACCCATTTGCAAGTTCCTCCTTAAGAACACAGATGAAGGCTCTGTTGCTCCTCTCTTCTTGTTGCATCACGATAAGGTCTTCATGGAAAGCTG GTACCACTTGAATGATGCCATACTAGAAGGAGGGATTCCCTTTAACAGGGCCTATGGGATGACAGCATTTGAATACCCTGGAACGGATCAAAGGTTCAACAGGGTATTCAACCAGGCAATGTCGAACCACACTAccatgatgatgaagaagatacTTGATGTGTACAAAGGGTTTGAAGGCCTTAAAGTGTTGGTTGATGTCGGTGGTGGAATTGGAGTTACCCTTAACATCATCACTTCAAAATATCCTCAGATTAAGGGCATCAATTTTGATCTGCCGCATGTTGTATCTGATGCACCTTCTTATCCAG GTGTGGAGCATGTTGGGGGAGATATGTTCGAAAGCATTCCAAAAGGAGATGCCATTTTCATGAAG TGGATACTCCATGACTGGAGTGATGAGCATTGCTTgaaacttctcaaaaattgCTGGAAAGCTCTTCCAAACTCTGGGAAGGTGATCCTTGTGGAATACATTCTTCCTGTGGTTCCTGAGAATAATGTTTCATCCAATATTGTCTTCGAGATAGATTTGTTCATGTTAGCTCAAAACCCAGGAGGAAAAGAAAGGTCTCAAAAAGATTTTGAGGAACTAGCTGTAAAATCTGGATTTTCAGGCTGTGAGGTCATATGCTGTGCTTACAACGGTTGGGTTATGGAGTTCCACAAGACAGCAGATCTATAA